A genomic window from Onychostoma macrolepis isolate SWU-2019 chromosome 22, ASM1243209v1, whole genome shotgun sequence includes:
- the LOC131529958 gene encoding transmembrane protein 88B isoform X1: MMCGMTVLLDDGGGDEDFDVGDGIRMLPPPPAQCDSGVWGARRGRCGCVLWTLLLLLWNVLLLLMCVVLMVLIFSLILLPAALLLYAGFLCHSRVVASQAALCRYLDDNSCSALIILGFVMMSPLVVVAAATFCALLRRLHLLLYFQPITEAQYQGRGLGWRQDIHAWV, encoded by the exons AT gatGTGTGGTATGACGGTGCTTTTAGATGATGGTGGAGGTGATGAAGACTTTGACGTGGGTGACGGGATCCGGATGCTGCCACCTCCTCCGGCACAGTGTGACAGCGGGGTTTGGGGGGCCCGACGGGGCCGCTGCGGGTGTGTGCTGTGGACGCTGCTTCTGCTGCTGTGGAACGTCCTGCTACTGCTGATGTGTGTGGTGCTGATGGTCCTGATCTTCAGCCTCATTCTGCTGCCCGCCGCCCTGCTGCTGTATGCTGGCTTCCTGTGCCATTCACGG GTTGTGGCTTCTCAGGCTGCTCTTTGTCGCTACCTTGATGACAACAGTTGCTCTGCCCTCATCATCCTGGGCTTTGTCATGATGTCTCCGCTGGTCGTGGTTGCTGCGGCGACATTCTGCGCTCTTCTCAGGAGGCTCCACCTTCTCTTATATTTTCAGCCAATCACAGAAGCTCAGTACCAAGGGCGGGGCTTGGGCTGGAGGCAGGACATCCACGCCTGGGTTTGA
- the LOC131529958 gene encoding transmembrane protein 88B isoform X2, with amino-acid sequence MCGMTVLLDDGGGDEDFDVGDGIRMLPPPPAQCDSGVWGARRGRCGCVLWTLLLLLWNVLLLLMCVVLMVLIFSLILLPAALLLYAGFLCHSRVVASQAALCRYLDDNSCSALIILGFVMMSPLVVVAAATFCALLRRLHLLLYFQPITEAQYQGRGLGWRQDIHAWV; translated from the exons atGTGTGGTATGACGGTGCTTTTAGATGATGGTGGAGGTGATGAAGACTTTGACGTGGGTGACGGGATCCGGATGCTGCCACCTCCTCCGGCACAGTGTGACAGCGGGGTTTGGGGGGCCCGACGGGGCCGCTGCGGGTGTGTGCTGTGGACGCTGCTTCTGCTGCTGTGGAACGTCCTGCTACTGCTGATGTGTGTGGTGCTGATGGTCCTGATCTTCAGCCTCATTCTGCTGCCCGCCGCCCTGCTGCTGTATGCTGGCTTCCTGTGCCATTCACGG GTTGTGGCTTCTCAGGCTGCTCTTTGTCGCTACCTTGATGACAACAGTTGCTCTGCCCTCATCATCCTGGGCTTTGTCATGATGTCTCCGCTGGTCGTGGTTGCTGCGGCGACATTCTGCGCTCTTCTCAGGAGGCTCCACCTTCTCTTATATTTTCAGCCAATCACAGAAGCTCAGTACCAAGGGCGGGGCTTGGGCTGGAGGCAGGACATCCACGCCTGGGTTTGA